A region from the Fusarium musae strain F31 chromosome 1, whole genome shotgun sequence genome encodes:
- a CDS encoding hypothetical protein (EggNog:ENOG41) yields MSFAGTRTEITDALMQFLKNRNQSRTRGMGRACRDLGIQVRPENNDNFNEYKDLLPALLMSLKKHLPRTTTLSLSLDGLSKAEVSSLHRMVKENPSWDIVRVLISDLRPPTLSTLLRHSLRNVQVIDVMPRIVSHGVASIKEGCPQVRHLRVNFKVPINDFLRHLRGGARVKINQLDHLQQLVVQEKGPADTFPVGGIPQATDIPFRLSLIADQLVGMSNLRRLSIEFHRRIMTWILPMWRLNPGDQLRTDLDDGLMRAIMAMATRLPQVEEICLVEHNNNDATMVHRGVRDSNGEMAVTIEAPGDENDWYN; encoded by the exons ATGTCATTTGCAGGGACAAGGACGGAGATCACAGACGCTCTCATGCAATTCTTGAAGAACCGAAACCAATCTCGTACACGGGGCATGGGAAGAGCGTGCCG CGATCTTGGCATCCAGGTCCGACCAGAGAATAACGACAATTTCAACGAGTACAAAGACCTCCTACCTGCTCTGTTAATGTCTTTGAAAAAGCATCTTCCGCGTACCACCACCTTGTCGCTTTCCCTTGATGGACTTTCAAAGGCGGAGGTGTCCTCTCTTCACCGAATGGTGAAGGAGAATCCCAGCTGGGATATTGTCAGAGTCCTAATCTCGGACTTACGCCCACCAACCTTATCCACCTTACTCAGACATTCCCTGCGCAATGTGCAGGTCATCGATGTTATGCCTCGCATCGTTAGTCATGGAGTTGCCTCAATCAAGGAGGGTTGCCCACAAGTTCGGCACTTGCGTGTTAACTTCAAGGTACCTATCAATGACTTTTTGAGGCATCTCAGAGGAGGCGCTCGGGTCAAGATCAACCAGCTAGATCATCTCCAACAGCTGGTCGTACAAGAGAAGGGGCCGGCGGACACGTTCCCCGTCGGCGGGATCCCCCAGGCGACGGATATTCCGTTCCGCCTGTCCCTCATCGCCGACCAGCTGGTGGGGATGTCTAACCTCCGACGACTAAGTATTGAATTTCACCGCAGGATTATGACCTGGATCCTCCCGATGTGGCGACTGAACCCCGGAGACCAACTGCGAACGGATCTCGATGATGGGCTGATGAGAGCGataatggcgatggcgacaAGACTCCCGCAGGTGGAGGAGATATGCTTGGTAGAgcacaacaacaacgacgCCACCATGGTTCATCGTGGTGTTCGCGACTCTAACGGTGAGATGGCCGTCACGATCGAGGCTCCCGGGGACGAGAACGACTGGTACAATTAA
- a CDS encoding hypothetical protein (EggNog:ENOG41) yields MEGIIVASKHMREQYAKSYFYDVAFRGTSMDLVLDLTAFMHAKHHQATTSTIVLPAIKHVAIEIEDDETSPGPHAAFVLPRLIASSLGAMRNLQGIQLDFWWFSDFQRQELRDRCTRLPVWNGLRSIQMEDEADTELLAILVSKTRPESFSGLQFGGQLELQAARQCAPFLRRLVVPFRLPASKNVGGRARAAGFVSNQTGVLTQFGRMEWLVLAPTQVKPAAFNVVHEDPKLFVKVLVKELSRLIYLERLGLVFPRSILVEHQPGVPGTGTGLPAVEHYVRQWNEKILASIPALQQVAFIHGDIVLRAVREADTTIRFSIETDLDRHAFPFGILY; encoded by the exons ATGGAAGGAATCATCGTCGCGTCAAAGCATATGCGTGAACAGTATGCGAAGTCATACTTTTATGACGTTGCCTTCAGGGGAACAAGCATGGACTTGGTGCTCGACTTAACTGCATTTATGCATGCAAAGCATCACCAGGCCACGACCAGCACCATCGTTCTCCCTGCCATAAA GCACGTAGCAATCGAGATCGAAGACGACGAAACATCCCCCGGCCCACACGCTGCGTTTGTGCTCCCTCGCCTTATCGCCAGCTCCTTGGGGGCCATGAGAAACCTCCAGGGCATTCAGCTGGATTTCTGGTGGTTCTCTGACTTCCAGCGCCAGGAGCTGCGCGATAGGTGCACGAGACTGCCTGTCTGGAATGGCCTCCGATCAATCCAGATGGAGGACGAGGCCGACACCGAGCTTCTGGCTATCCTGGTCAGCAAGACTCGTCCAGAGTCCTTCAGCGGACTGCAGTTCGGGGGCCAGCTCGAACTGCAGGCTGCCAGGCAGTGTGCGCCCTTTCTTCGACGACTGGTCGTGCCTTTCAGACTCCCGGCGTCCAAGAACGTTGGTGGCCGTGCCAGAGCGGCCGGCTTTGTGTCGAACCAGACGGGGGTGTTAACCCAATTTGGGCGGATGGAGTGGTTGGTTCTGGCACCGACCCAGGTAAAGCCAGCGGCGTTTAATGTGGTCCACGAGGATCCAAAG TTGTTCGTCAAGGTGCTTGTCAAGGAgttgtcgaggttgatatACCTCGAACGGCTGGGGTTGGTGTTCCCTAGGTCCATCCTCGTGGAACATCAACCCGGGGTCCCGGGGACTGGCACGGGTCTGCCAGCTGTCGAACACTATGTTCGGCAGTGGAACGAGAAGATCTTAGCCTCGATCCCTGCCCTCCAGCAGGTGGCCTTTATCCATGGAGACATTGTGTTGAGGGCAGTAAGGGAGGCGGATACCACCATTCGTTTCTCTATCGAGACCGATTTGGACCGGCATGCGTTTCCCTTTGGGATTCTCTACTGA
- a CDS encoding hypothetical protein (EggNog:ENOG41), translated as MNSPYAKELTVAIGALQKAAQLSQSIVSDKDKGAIEKDDLSPVTVADFAVQALLTATIKNAFPQDKVVGEEDASDLRQNSMLMERVWQLLEGVAGDEDTMSLCKLPESREQMCDLIDECGASSPSATGRTWVFDPIDGTKTYLLGQLYAINMALLVDGEQTVGIVGAPNLSIDAKAPLKNEDIDPTGEGCIFFAVKGHGAYIRPLRFDQPRTLPLYSNKDISFVTSSTVDSALSGIHEIVASRLSTAYPGNDLLPWVLRWAVLAMGLGNTTVWVYKRRDRYAKAWDHAGAMLLFEETGGKITDVHGKKIDLTAGRKMSANFGFVAAREDHAGVLEAVREVLVEQGKEEFLK; from the coding sequence ATGAACAGTCCGTACGCCAAAGAACTCACCGTCGCTATTGGCGCTTTGCAAAAAGCTGCTCAATTGAGTCAATCGATTGTTTCCGACAAGGACAAAGGCGCAATTGAGAAGGACGACTTGAGTCCCGTCACAGTCGCCGATTTTGCAGTCCAGGCGCTCCTCACAGCGACGATCAAGAATGCGTTTCCACAGGACAAAGTCGTaggagaggaagatgctTCGGACTTGAGGCAGAATTCTATGTTGATGGAAAGGGTCTGGCAGCTTTTGGAGGGTGTTGCCGGGGATGAGGATACAATGTCACTGTGCAAGTTGCCTGAGAGCAGGGAGCAGATGTGTGACCTTATTGATGAGTGTGGAGCTAGTAGCCCGTCTGCCACTGGGAGAACTTGGGTGTTTGATCCGATTGATGGGACGAAGACGTATCTACTCGGTCAGCTTTATGCTATCAATATGGCTTTGCTTGTGGATGGTGAACAGACTGTTGGGATCGTTGGTGCACCAAATTTGTCAATTGATGCAAAGGCGCCTCTCAAGAACGAAGACATTGATCCCACTGGCGAAGGATGCATTTTCTTCGCTGTCAAAGGTCACGGCGCTTACATACGCCCCCTGCGATTTGACCAACCCAGGACACTCCCACTCTACAGCAACAAAGACATCAGCTTCGTCACCAGCTCAACAGTCGACTCCGCCCTCTCCGGCATTCACGAAATCGTCGCCTCGCGTCTCAGCACTGCTTATCCAGGAAACGACCTCCTCCCTTGGGTTCTTCGCTGGGCTGTTCTCGCAATGGGTCTCGGCAACACGACAGTCTGGGTTTACAAGCGCCGAGATCGATACGCTAAAGCTTGGGATCATGCAGGTGCCATGTTACTCTTTGAAGAGACTGGTGGAAAGATCACAGATGTTCATGGGAAGAAGATTGACTTGACGGctgggaggaagatgagtGCGAACTTTGGGTTTGTTGCAGCAAGGGAGGACCATGCGGGGGTTTTGGAGGCTGTGAGGGAGGTGTTGGTCGAGCAGGGAAAGGAAGAGTTTTTGAAGTGA
- a CDS encoding hypothetical protein (EggNog:ENOG41): MDERQENRLTATKPQNHFARTFPRVHMDTAVKDEEMDDDDGAVVKDEEMDGGSPNANSTSGCRQLNLCAKR, encoded by the exons ATGGATGAGCGACAAGAAAATCGACTCACGGCCACCAAACCACAAAACCATTTTGCACGCACTTTTCCAAGAGTGCATATGGACACGGCcgtcaaggatgaggagatggacgacgatgacggtgccgtcgtcaaagatgaggagatggatggTGGGTCTCCAAACGCCAATTCGACAAGCGGGTGCCGC CAACTGAATCTGTGTGCGAAGAGGTAG
- a CDS encoding hypothetical protein (EggNog:ENOG41), with amino-acid sequence MDISAEPPRFRRFNNIVDLGELIAGRDARTTIMLRNIPNKDGQPPSAQVAGVSLSGGPVACFDSGWPELFGDLVARRSGCGAHMLPQTTEFGVTVEEARELHKRQKAYNDGKQTASQDAAIQDGGIWDGGAPDNRI; translated from the exons ATGGACATCTCAGCCG AACCACCGCGGTTCCGAAGgttcaacaacatcgtcgACCTTGGTGAGCTCATCGCCGGACGTGATGCCCGGACCACC ATCATGCTTCGAAACATCCCGAACAAGGATGGCCAACCTCCTTCGGCGCAAGTTGCCGGCGTCTCTCTTTCGGGAGGCCCGGTTGCTTGTTTCGACTCAGGTTGGCCGGAATTGTTTGGTGACTTGGTG GCACGCCGAAGCGGCTGCGGTGCGCATATGCTCCCCCAGACAACTGAGTTCGGCGTCACCGTGGAAGAGGCTCGGGAGTTGCACAAGAGACAGAAAGCGTATAACGATGGAAAGCAGACCGCTTCCCAGGACGCCGCCATCCAGGATGGTGGCATCTGGGATGGCGGCGCTCCTGACAACCGCATCTAA
- a CDS encoding hypothetical protein (EggNog:ENOG41), which translates to MDENDKSSRASSRQDELDALFETLSPFDILYLRKKISETTITLAGLEKLPPEMICEILKFLNFDDYRACLAVSKGWKTKFGAKETMTQALHRFFPGLIPLNPNDHPQKLFSIELAKHLKWRYPYDSRTWTPWDLSTTNFFSRQTAAVHSQGVPWAFIYNKGKLVWQLSTHIIIIDDIRKANRERFAPLASAMRGARFQAAAISEHFLILLELLPGLRKIHVAKMDTRGAWAEFILPAGLDHAYVDLRKMFFVTANGKIFSYSWRESLQEIDLSGIGHPFGPQPGCYGLAQVLPHPQHDDVFFAVWTLSHTARELNLCTLKVVKFKDGKIVGTKTKAIRNPLRNPQEGCSELTRLAITFSARKSDDHGTYTLATYRFQGTDKRKLELCGCCEPKTLKGDWNVITFNLFTESFNDYEFLSADPDLRWNGDARAMQGQKNVKRLTDTHFWKGDLVIASSITFDELGPHEYAEYYTETHMETLRPLGRPLAPVPQWRPMRHADPGQVLRTKVFQDDDFMILPSLGGLALYKPEKTAPNPGTLFDHTLPFQDMGHENLPLKFQFWQNARFIDLKHEEDPEEEDEEGDDEDSDDGGDDGN; encoded by the exons ATGGATGAAAATGACAAGTCCTCGCGCGCATCCTCCCGGCAAGATGAGCTAGATGCTCTCTTCGAAACACTCTCACCATTTGATATCCTTTACCTTAGGAAGAAAATCTCTGAGACCACGATCACACTTGCAGGCCTAGAGAAGTTACCCCCGGAGATGATCTGTGAGATTCTGAAGTTCCTGAATTTTGATGATTACCGAGCATGCCTTGCCGTCAGCAAAGGCTGGAAAACAAAGTTCGGAGCCAAAGAGACCATGACCCAAGCACTTCACAGATTCTTCCCTGGCCTTATCCCCTTGAACCCCAATGACCACCCCCAAAAGCTGTTCTCTATTGAACTAGCAAAGCACCTCAAGTGGCGGTACCCTTACGACAGTCGCACCTGGACGCCTTGGGATCTCTCGACCACCAACTTTTTCTCGCGCCAGACAGCCGCGGTTCACTCACAAGGTGTTCCGTGGGCATTTATCTACAATAAGGGAAAGCTCGTATGGCAACTGTCAACACATATCATCATTATCGACGACATCCGCAAGGCGAACCGGGAGAGATTCGCCCCTCTCGCTAGTGCCATGAGAGGGGCGCGATTTCAAGCGGCGGCAATCAGTGAGCACTTCTTAATCCTCTTGGAGCTATTGCCAGGTTTGAGAAAGAT CCACGTTGCCAAGATGGATACCAGGGGTGCCTGGGCTGAGTTCATTCTTCCCGCCGGTCTCGACCACGCATATGTAGATCTGAGAAAGATGTTCTTTGTCACCGCAAATGGAAAAATCTTCAGCTACAGCTGGCGGGAGTCTCTACAAGAAATCGACCTGTCCGGGATCGGACACCCCTTTGGACCCCAGCCAGGGTGTTATGGCTTAGCGCAAGTGCTACCACATCCTCaacatgatgatgttttcttcGCCGTCTGGACGCTCTCCCACACTGCTCGTG AATTGAACCTCTGTACCCTGAAGGtggtcaagttcaaggacggAAAGATTGTcggcaccaagaccaaggcaaTCCGCAACCCCCTGCGAAACCCACAGGAGGGTTGCAGCGAACTTACCCGACTGGCAATAACCTTCTCTGCCCGCAAGTCTGACGACCACGGCACCTACACCCTAGCCACCTACCGCTTCCAAGGCACCGACAAGAGAAAGCTCGAACTCTGCGGCTGCTGTGAGCCCAAGACCCTGAAGGGAGATTGGAACGTCATAaccttcaacctcttcacaGAGTCCTTCAACGACTACGAATTTCTCTCCGCAGACCCGGACCTCCGCTGGAACGGCGATGCTCGGGCCATGCAAGGCCAGAAGAATGTGAAGAGATTGACCGACACCCACTTTTGGAAGGGTGATCTTGTCATTGCATCATCAATTACATTTGATGAACTGGGACCTCACGAGTACGCTGAGTACTACACGGAAACCCATATGGAGACTCTCCGACCTTTGGGCCGACCCCTAGCGCCAGTACCCCAATGGAGACCCATGAGACACGCCGACCCCGGGCAGGTGCTGAGAACTAAAGTGTTCCAGGACGACGACTTTATGATCTTGCCTAGCCTGGGCGGTCTGGCGTTATACAAACCAGAGAAGACGGCCCCGAACCCGGGCACCTTATTTGATCACACCCTACCATTCCAAGACATGGGACACGAAAACCTGCCGCTCAAATTTCAATTTTGGCAGAATGCTCGATTTATCGACCTTAAGCACGAGGAAGatccagaggaagaggatgaggaaggggACGATGAAGACAGTGATGATGGCGGTGACGACGGTAATTAA
- the MCH1 gene encoding putative monocarboxylate transporter mch1 (EggNog:ENOG41) → MSSPTPDDTRIDADQISTHSSYASSSDSSSSSRARRNKEKQALRLIAFIAANIIALACGSIVVFSLYAPLLQSRLHYTQFQVNAVAIAGSVALYLPISLIGYICDRVGLKPLALGGGILFGSGYGIAAGVYRKLDLEYRSHPGYRVNGDWSVPFLMFAFVCIGIATCALYMASVSSCAKNFGKGRYRGLALATPITCFGLSPMWLSQAGTRLFTETRPDGSKGDLDVFRFFLFLAILTFSMGMLGTFTLRVVDEDELIDEAIEELEQSGLLDGSSLLGRSERSYGATGDETEGSALLDPSKDDAKWKKNWVLNAETRSFLSDRTMWPFALAFLLIVGPGEAFINNLGTIIGTLTPPEMEGLSHRTSAATHVSIFGVTNTASRIFIGTLTDLLAPYPQTQHVQAPHARSAVSNRFSISRVAFMAFFATLLSIGLLILASGLVQNHAERFWLVSGLVGAGYGAIFSLTPLIVTIIWGVENFATNFGIIGMLPAAGSTFWGLVYSATYQNGANNSKSAPGGEERGDLFCYGEQCYAPTYWAETVTVWVAVGLLIWAWKGRGGWSQRGIVI, encoded by the coding sequence ATGTCGTCTCCCACCCCCGACGACACGCGCATCGACGCCGACCAAATCTCCACACACAGCTCCTACGCCTCGTCCTCcgactcatcctcatcctcccgCGCGCGACGAAACAAGGAGAAACAAGCCCTCCGCCTCATCGCCTTCATCGCAGCAAACATCATAGCCCTCGCCTGCGGCTCCATCGTCGTATTCTCCCTCTACGCGCCCCTCCTCCAGTCCCGCCTGCACTACACGCAGTTCCAGGTCAACGCCGTCGCTATCGCTGGCTCCGTGGCGCTGTACCTTCCTATTTCGCTCATCGGGTATATCTGCGATCGCGTTGGGCTGAAGCCGCTTGCGCTGGGGGGAGGAATCCTCTTTGGCAGCGGGTATGGCATCGCAGCGGGTGTTTATCGGAAGTTGGATCTGGAGTATCGGAGTCATCCTGGGTATCGTGTCAATGGAGACTGGTCCGTTCCGTTTCTGATGTTTGCGTTTGTGTGTATTGGTATCGCGACGTGTGCGCTTTACATGGCTTCTGTGTCATCTTGCGCCAAGAATTTTGGAAAGGGTCGGTATCGGGGATTGGCGCTTGCTACGCCGATTACTTGTTTTGGATTGAGTCCTATGTGGCTGAGTCAGGCGGGAACTCGTCTGTTCACTGAGACGAGGCCAGACGGGTCCAAGGGTGACTTGGATGTATtccgcttcttcctcttcctcgccatcttgaCTTTCTCCATGGGTATGCTGGGTACATTCACCCTCCGTGTcgtggatgaggatgagcttaTCGATGAGGCTATCGAGGAGCTGGAGCAGAGCGGATTACTCGATGGAAGCTCTTTGCTCGGCAGGTCCGAGAGGAGTTACGGTGCGACGGGTGATGAGACCGAGGGTTCAGCGCTGCTTGATCCGTCGAAAGACGATGcaaagtggaagaagaactggGTCCTCAACGCTGAAACGCGTTCGTTCCTGTCTGACCGCACCATGTGGCCTTTTGCTCTGGCATTCCTCCTGATCGTTGGACCAGGCGAGGctttcatcaacaacctGGGCACAATCATCGGTACGCTAACACCACCTGAGATGGAAGGTCTAAGCCATCGGACGTCAGCGGCGACACATGTGTCCATCTTTGGTGTCACAAACACTGCTTCTCGTATCTTCATCGGTACTCTGACTGATCTTCTGGCACCGTATCCCCAGACACAGCATGTTCAAGCACCGCATGCTCGCTCAGCCGTGAGCAACcgcttctccatctcccGCGTCGCCTTCATGGCCTTCTTTGCAACGCTCCTCTCAATCGGTCTCTTGATCCTCGCATCCGGCCTCGTCCAAAACCACGCTGAGCGCTTCTGGCTCGTCTCAGGTCTCGTGGGCGCAGGCTACGGCGCGATATTTAGTCTTACTCCCTTGATCGTCACAATCATTTGGGGCGTAGAGAACTTTGCTACGAATTTCGGCATCATTGGTATGCTTCCCGCTGCAGGCTCTACGTTCTGGGGCCTCGTCTACTCAGCGACGTATCAGAACGGCGCGAACAACTCAAAGTCTGCGCCTGGGGGCGAAGAGCGTGGCGATTTGTTCTGCTACGGTGAGCAGTGCTATGCTCCGACTTACTGGGCTGAGACTGTTACTGTGTGGGTTGCTGTTGGGTTACTGATCTGGGCCTGGAAAGGTAGAGGGGGATGGTCCCAGCGTGGAATTGTGATTTAG
- a CDS encoding hypothetical protein (EggNog:ENOG41), with protein MGRQWTFFNKKIEAFKAQPNDGSAPSLSSRRRLLVSNSARKRGVNAKKGGSDEEPSALKLQEPENGSCLYNNPRQASQDSVEPTTRVVTNQVLPVPIDSFMPMNEFARPITTLKERSQITRLVEGTLQRFGIQPDGALTLYGVPFQ; from the exons ATGG GGCGCCAGTGGACCTTTTTCAACAAAAAGATCGAGGCTTTCAAGGCTCAGCCTAACGACGGCAGTGCCCCTTCACTGTCGTCAAGAAGGCGACTGCTG GTCTCCAATTCAGCTCGCAAGCGAGGCGTAAATGCCAAGAAGGGCGGATCCGATGAGGAACCGTCCGCTCTTAAGCTCCAAGAG CCTGAAAACGGTTCTTGCCTCTACAACAACCCTCGTCAAGCTAGCCAAGACAGTGTTGAGCCCACCACTCGGGTCGTGACGAACCAGGTACTGCCAGTGCCTATAGACAGTTTTATGCCTATGAACGAGTTCGCTCGACCCATCACCACCCTGAAGGAACGTTCCCAAATTACTCGACTCGTCGAAGGAACTTTACAGAGATTTGGCATCCAACCAGACGGGGCTCTCACCCTCTATGGCGTCCCGTTCCAGTAA
- a CDS encoding hypothetical protein (EggNog:ENOG41): protein MPERSLKLNPAANTFLGEPFELRPVVNEILRTKYCVPGSIFLVEGVDRISVSRSGRWQVIRLLLGDGEFCVQAIIAPDMHRFVTTGEIALGAYVRCEKFDVKWKKVGDDSMVMLLVRDLITVGWNETYRALQKKDGPLPAQIPAPALQAKLAAQSKSAPEPEPEIKPAPNQPELPANGPPKSGFEDYMEFDDVDEAAAEEAFEAFERTMNANRPKTPQKAPPPQEIESPRKTLALPKPQTPTKATLWKKPRTPQKVETPQKPKTPQKAGPSLKPQTPQKLQALQKPNTPQKIEAPRRPQTPQRTAITQETPTSHQAIALPRDWHDPQTPLKLTTLRQIPHLPYAQNWSCNVLAIVSYLSAIEPSNIPPYRQRSVRLADPSTSKQVHLTVFLDPEAFTPRVGSAVLLVGVKNHRFDGGSLKKYESDRKNGRWWFENPIEMDWCDVEGINDWWAQVTAATQGRR from the coding sequence ATGCCTGAAAGATCTCTGAAGCTCAACCCCGCCGCCAACACTTTTCTAGGCGAACCGTTCGAACTCAGACCCGTTGTCAATGAGATTCTACGCACAAAGTACTGTGTCCCCGGAAGCATCTTTCTTGTCGAGGGCGTTGATCGCATCTCTGTCTCGCGATCTGGACGATGGCAGGTCAttcggcttcttctcggtgACGGAGAGTTCTGTGTTCAGGCGATAATAGCGCCTGACATGCACCGCTTCGTCACCACGGGGGAGATCGCCCTGGGAGCTTATGTCCGGTGTGAGAAGTTCGATGTCaagtggaagaaggttgGTGATGACAGCATGGTGATGCTTTTGGTGAGAGACCTCATCACAGTTGGCTGGAACGAAACATATCGAGCACTCCAAAAGAAAGACGGACCTCTCCCCGCACAGATTCCGGCACCAGCACTTCAAGCAAAGTTGGCAGCTCAGTCCAAATCGGCACCAGAACCTGAGCCAGAGATCAAGCCGGCTCCCAATCAGCCCGAGCTTCCCGCCAATGGCCCCCCTAAATCAGGCTTCGAGGATTACATGGagtttgatgatgttgatgaagcagcagctgaagaagcattCGAAGCCTTCGAGAGAACCATGAATGCCAACAGACCCAAGACACCACAGAAGGCACCTCCACCTCAAGAGATTGAGTCCCCACGAAAGACGTTGGCACTTCCGAAGCCGCAGACACCAACCAAAGCAACACTTTGGAAGAAGCCGCGAACACCGCAAAAGGTAGAGACACCACAGAAACCGAAGACGCCGCAAAAGGCAGGACCTTCACTGAAACCACAAACACCACAAAAGTTGCAGGCATTGCAGAAGCCGAATACACCACAAAAGATTGAGGCTCCCCGAAGACCACAAACCCCACAAAGAACTGCGATAACCCAAGAGACGCCAACATCCCATCAAGCCATCGCCCTCCCCCGAGACTGGCACGATCCCCAAACTCCCCTCAAGCTCACCACCCTCCGCCAAATCCCCCACCTTCCCTACGCCCAAAACTGGTCCTGCAACGTCCTCGCCATAGTCTCCTACCTCTCTGCCATTGAGCCCTCGAATATCCCACCATATCGACAGCGAAGCGTACGCCTTGCAGATCCCTCTACGTCAAAGCAAGTCCACCTCACTGTCTTTTTGGATCCGGAAGCTTTCACTCCGCGAGTTGGAAGTGCGGTGTTGCTTGTGGGTGTGAAGAACCATCGTTTTGATGGGGGCAGTTTGAAGAAGTATGAGAGTGATCGCAAGAATGGACGGTGGTGGTTTGAGAATCCGATTGAGATGGATTGGTGTGATGTTGAGGGGATTAATGATTGGTGGGCGCAAGTTACTGCGGCTACACAGGGTCGACGTTAG
- a CDS encoding hypothetical protein (EggNog:ENOG41) → MDDPESEADRLARFLGLCRRFDYMKDPVVWDNVQRNLNTVMEMIVEVMRPYQPFKFNHMELALIFVAWLIKSKKVIYRDLPNLSGEILVKTWLEMTAWLAIIYAKGGIHFEPIKVSAREARFNSEIAKMKDHLGVFDH, encoded by the exons ATGGACGATCCAGAATCTGAGGCAGATCGAC TTGCCCGGTTTCTTGGACTCTGTCGAAG ATTCGACTATATGAAGGACCCCGTTGTCTGGGACAACGTCCAACGAAATCTGAACACGGTAATGGAGATGATTGTGGAGGTGATGCGGCCTTACCAGCCTTTCAAATTCAATCATATGGAGCTGGCGCTCATCTTCGTTGCCTGGCTCATAAAGAGCAAAAAGGTCATATATCGTGACCTCCCCAACCTTTCGGGAGAAATTTTGGTGAAGACATGGCTCGAAATGACGGCCTGGTTGGCCATCATCTACGCTAAGGGTGGAATACATTTCGAACCGATCAAGGTCTCAGCCCGAGAGGCTAGGTTCAATTCAGAGATCGCCAAGATGAAAGATCACTTGGGTGTTTTTGATCATTGA